The following proteins are encoded in a genomic region of Magallana gigas chromosome 1, xbMagGiga1.1, whole genome shotgun sequence:
- the LOC117686184 gene encoding uncharacterized protein has translation MMANSKYASTRETTNLARVARIILGPCTDFLCDVLKKEIPPSTLSQKVTTHLANLQKRKQPPITKEQERVIHNGNYSDFDITLLFFLLRNISNISPHAKQWGNEPIPCDRSVSANIERIRLIRNKYGHCTDIFISDTDFNKKVLEISSIIQDLEKYLRISTIYQNAVVKITKCSMDPEQESKYIKELQNLDTKIHDISERTKRIEKRCVPENVKALYERDISKWKEDDRVFLETHNFPVMLEQVRSQPYVTFVGVPGSGKTATARHIALILQKEGYEIFPIKEINKIEDYSNQNIPQLFVIDDVLGVFGVNEHELHMINKYSERLKDPINRKTKTLVTCREAVFRNELVSDCVLVKGKNTVLLQSKENTLNDDDKQELLEKYSLDRDFLTSDNLASSSSMFPLLCKLFSSEPKLKVYGNSFFISPIECILKELDSLRIHNKHQYVSLVLLMANKNKLSEKMLDNGNNAAKETMEDNSFAEMKCSILRTCKVPSTTDNFQLINALSEMKGTYTKKNDDEFTFIHDSMFEIIAYHFGRKYPELILQYASSKYIASYVKLDKDNSRKRKREEECEEDKESEDKKRIQTSHESETIIDLSIKLHEPQYSMLADRLFKDVYNGEFYDVFGNEALKTASVFQKFITLLNKKSYNDLYTLLISELNNTSEVDAWKYKPKKYGDEEKKHARLSMFEYDFLINDTIIERRHGRLYPYMSCLKGIQWVILFGHYKILQYILDQMIQTNGNINDLFLSCYNEHHQSYSFINQTNIDNNVNSSCSDQDDDEASFIDSDSNSDIICDTYDEPFFVEQCRLLCLGCYSGDLDTVQILLKHVNTDALNNRVWPSGMVYFEKNPLIIACKYGYLDIVMALLEAGANINMCVDFETPLIAACENGQQSTVRELLKLGASVNKKSVLISPLQSACQEGHALIVEELIKAGADINLNAPIINACKENHLCIVEKLITTGLDLNISLNSESPLLAACKKGHFSIVKELISSGVEVNKRHEGKTPLIAACDGGYFDILKLLVKAGAQIDPNDKDKTTLNFPCYWSHLSITKRLIEMESKVDLNNTNERSFIVECFRGHLEDVKEMIKRGAAVNITEEDKTPLIVACYKAHIHVVKELIDAGADVNICNEFISTLQVACYEGNLNLVKEFKKAKFDGNEISNFGNALMGACFFGHMGVVKELIECQADVNQIHRNETLLSTTSYMGHLNILKELIKAGADVNLSNGNGTPLIFACYRGHIDIVEELIKEGADVNKKDCNKTPLTAACEGRHIRVIEALVIAGANVNQSDGYNTPLAAACQENVFGVIKKLINADTDVNSCVGNKTPLTMACERGHLFLVGELIDAGVDVNQSDGNKTLLTAACEEGHWPVVLILIRNRADVNQSDGSKTPLTTACELGDLNIVKMLIKAGADVNQGDGNKAPLTAACDGNNWDVIKELMKAGVEVNQRDENRKPLTNERATNGLFGFVLDNLTYDG, from the exons ATGATGGCTAACTCAAAGTATGCATCAACGCGGGAAACCACCAACCTTGCTCGTGTAGCCCGCATTATATTGGGTCCTTGTACAGATTTTCTTTGTGATGTTCTCAAGAAAGAGATCCCCCCGTCAACACTGTCACAGAAGGTAACGACACATTTAGCTAATTTACAAAAACGGAAACAACCTCCAATTACCAAAGAACAAGAAAGGGTCATACACAATGGAAACTACTCAGACTTTGATATAACTTTACTCTTTTTTCTTTTGCGAAATATATCGAACATTTCACCACATGCAAAACAATGGGGAAATGAACCAATCCCATGTGACAGGAGTGTGTCAGCAAACATTGAAAGAATTCGTTTGATAAGAAACAAGTACGGGCATTGTACAGATATATTTATTTCCGACACCGATTTTAATAAGAAAGTTCTAGAAATTTCCAGCATTATTCAGGATTTGGAAAAGTACCTACGCATATCAACCATTTATCAGAACGCAGTTGTTAAGATCACAAAATGCTCTATGGATCCTGAACAGGAATCTAAATACATCAAAGAGTTGCAGAATTTGGATACAAAAATTCATGATATTTCAG AGAGAacaaaaagaattgaaaaaagatGTGTTCCCGAGAATGTAAAAG CTTTATATGAAAGGGATATTTCAAAGTGGAAAGAGGATGACAGAGTGTTTTTAGAAACCCACAACTTCCCAGTGATGCTAGAGCAAGTCAGATCACAACCATACGTAACGTTTGTCGGTGTTCCAGGCTCCGGTAAAACGGCAACAGCCCGTCATATTGCTCTAATACTGCAAAAGGAAGGGTATGAAATTTTTCCAATCAAGGAAATAAACAAGATTGAAGATTATAGTAACCAAAACATTCCACAGTTGTTTGTAATCGATGATGTCCTTGGAGTTTTTGGAGTAAACGAACACGAACTTCATATGATTAATAAATACAGCGAAAGACTTAAAGATCCAATCAATCGAAAAACGAAAACCCTTGTGACGTGTCGTGAGGCAGTTTTTAGAAATGAATTGGTATCCGACTGTGTTCTGGTTAAAGGAAAGAATACGGTTCTTTTACAAAGTAAAGAAAACACATTAAACGATGACGACAAACAAGAATTActtgaaaaatattctttagATAGAGATTTTTTGACCTCGGACAATTTGGCATCATCCTCAAGCATGTTCCCTCTTTTATGTAAACTCTTTTCAAGCGAACCGAAGTTGAAAGTTTATGgaaattcttttttcatatcACCTATTGAATGTATCCTGAAGGAATTGGACTCACTGAGAATACATAACAAGCACCAGTATGTCTCGTTAGTTTTACTTATGgctaataaaaacaaactgtcaGAAAAAATGTTAGATAATGGCAATAATGCAGCTAAGGAGACAATGGAAGACAATTCGTTTGCTGAGATGAAATGCAGCATTCTAAGAACATGTAAAGTGCCATCTACAACAGATAACTTTCAATTGATCAATGCCTTGTCAGAAATGAAGGGAACCTACACAAAGAAAAATGACGATGAATTTACTTTTATTCACGACTCCATGTTTGAAATTATCGCATATCATTTTGGTCGTAAATATCCAGAACTGATTTTGCAATACGCGAGTAGTAAGTACATTGCTAGTTATGTCAAACTAGATAAAGATAACTCTAGAAAAAGGAAAAGAGAGGAAGAATGCGAAGAAGATAAAGAAAGTGAAGATAAAAAACGCATCCAAACAAGTCATGAAAGTGAGACTATCATCGACTTAAGTATAAAACTGCATGAGCCCCAATATTCAATGCTAGCTGATCGTCTGTTCAAAGACGTATATAATGGCGAATTTTATGACGTGTTCGGTAACGAAGCTTTGAAAACTGCATCTGTGTTTCAAAAGTTCATTACATTATTGAACAAGAAGTCGTATAATGATTTATACACGTTACTTATATCTGAGCTAAATAACACCTCTGAAGTAGATGCATGGAAATATAAACCTAAAAAATATGGTGATGAGGAAAAGAAACACGCAAGATTGAGCATGTTTGAATATGATTTTCTCATAAATGATACAATCATCGAACGTAGGCATGGCAGATTATATCCTTATATGAGCTGTCTCAAGGGAATACAATGGGTTATTCTTTTTGGACATTATAAAATTCTTCAGTATATTTTAGATCAAATGATTCAAACAAATGGAAACATTAATGACCTGTTTCTCAGTTGCTACAATGAACACCACCAAAGTTATTCATTTATAAACCAGACAAACATTGATAATAACGTTAACAGTAGTTGCAGTGACCAAGATGATGATGAAGCTAGTTTTATAGATAGTGACTCAAATAGTGACATAATTTGTGACACGTATGATGAACCATTTTTTGTTGAGCAATGTCGCCTGCTTTGTCTCGGTTGTTATTCTGGCGATCTTGATACTGTGCAAATATTACTCAAACATGTCAATACAGACGCTCTCAATAACAGGGTTTGGCCTTCAGGCATGgtatactttgaaaaaaatccattaATTATTGCTTGCAAATATGGATATCTAGATATTGTCATGGCACTGTTAGAAGCTGGAGCTAATATCAATATGTGCGTAGACTTTGAAACACCTTTAATAGCTGCGTGTGAAAATGGACAGCAAAGCACAGTAAGAGAATTATTGAAATTGGGTGCTAGTGTCAataaaaaaagtgttttaattTCACCATTACAGTCTGCATGTCAGGAAGGACACGCACTTATAGTTGAAGAGCTGATAAAAGCAGGAGCTGATATCAATCTGAACGCCCCCATAATAAATGCTTGCAAAGAAAATCATTTGTGCattgttgaaaaattgataacaaCAGGTCTTGATCTCAATATTTCTTTGAACTCTGAATCACCGCTATTAGCTGCATGTAAAAAGGGGCATTTTAGCATAGTCAAAGAGCTGATATCATCGGGGGTTGAGGTAAACAAAAGACATGAAGGAAAAACACCGCTTATTGCTGCATGTGATGGcggttattttgatattttgaaattgctGGTTAAAGCAGGTGCTCAAATCGATCCAAATGATAAAGATAAAACTACACTTAACTTTCCCTGTTATTGGAGCCATTTGAGTATAACCAAAAGGTTAATCGAAATGGAGTCAAAAGTCGATCTGAATAACACAAACGAAAGATCATTTATAGTTGAGTGTTTTCGTGGACATTTAGAAGATGTTAAAGAAATGATCAAACGTGGGGCTGCTGTCAATATCACGGAGGAAGATAAAACACCGCTTATAGTTGCCTGCTATAAAGCTCATATTCACGTAGTTAAGGAACTGATAGACGCGGGTGCCGATGTCAATATATgcaatgaatttatttcaacTCTGCAAGTTGCCTGTTATGAAGGAAATTTGAATTTAGTCAAAGAATTTAAGAAAGCAAAGTTTGACGGCaatgaaatttccaattttggaAATGCTTTAATGGGTGCATGCTTTTTCGGACATATGGGTGTAGTTAAAGAATTAATTGAATGTCAAGCTGACGTCAATCAGATACATAGAAACGAAACTCTGCTATCAACTACAAGTTATATGggacatttaaacattttgaaagagTTGATAAAAGCAGGGGCTGATGTCAATCTTAGCAACGGAAATGGGACACCTCTGATATTTGCATGCTATCGTGGACATATCGATATAGTCGAAGAGTTAATAAAAGAGGGGGCTGATGTCAATAAAAAAGATTGCAACAAAACACCCCTAACAGCTGCATGTGAGGGTAGACATATACGTGTGATCGAAGCGTTGGTAATTGCGGGGGCTAATGTCAATCAAAGCGATGGATATAACACACCTCTAGCAGCTGCATGTCAAGAAAATGTTTTTGGTGTGATTAAAAAGTTGATAAATGCAGATACTGATGTCAATTCCTGCGTTGGTAACAAAACGCCACTAACAATGGCTTGTGAAAGAGGGCATTTGTTTTTGGTCGGAGAGTTGATAGATGCTGGCGTTGATGTTAATCAAAGCGACGGAAACAAAACACTGTTAACAGCGGCATGTGAAGAAGGACATTGGCCTGTGGTCTTAATTTTGATAAGGAATAGGGCTGATGTCAAtcaaagcgatggaagcaaaaCACCACTTACAACAGCATGTGAGTTAGGAGATTTGAACATAGTCAAAATGCTGATAAAAGCGGGTGCTGATGTCAACCAAGGCGATGGAAACAAAGCACCACTGACAGCTGCGTGTGATGGAAATAATTGGGATGTGATCAAAGAGTTGATGAAGGCGGGCGTTGAAGTCAATCAAAGGGATGAAAACAGAAAACCACTAACAAATGAACGTGCTACCAATGGTTTATTCGGATTTGTCCTTGACAATTTAACCTATGATGGTTAA